CTTTTAGGACTCGCTCCTCCCGATGATGTTGACGGTTGGTGTTGTCGTTGCTTCTCTCTCAGTCTGTCTGTCCGTGTGTACCCTTCTCTCTTTACTcgtgcttctccctccctaCTAATCACTCCCTCTCGTGGTCTTCTTGAACGGATTGCGCGAGTATTACGGGCACACACGTATGCGAACTCGGAAGGGCACTGCGGAGTAGCGGGTCTCTGATGGCGAAGCGCCCTTTTGGCTTTCGCGgggtgcgctgctggcgtacgcggcgccttcttctccgcaCTCCCCTCGCACTCGCTGTCCTTGTAGCTGTCAGCCTCGTGGCGGTGTTGTGGTTTTCTGCCGACGAGAATACAGGCGTGTCGGAGATACCGAGTGAGCGCCACTTTGTTCCGCCGGCAAAGCACGACGCAAACGACGAGGGCGAAGGGGTCGATGCCGACGGCAAGATCGCGTTTCGCCGGCCCTCCTCCGTTTCTACGACGACACTTGCTCCTGCAGAAGAGACGCGAAACGGCGTAGACACGGTCTGGTTCAGCCCCAATACCAGCAATTTTCTCGATCGCAACACGTCGCGGCTGCACTCCATCTTCACCTCTGCCGGCAAGGTACGTGTTGCTCTTCCGTTCGGCGTCCACGCAGACACCGGTGCATTTGTGGCGCAGAAGCCGCGGCTGTTTGCATTCATAGCATCATGGAACACCTATGAACGTGCACTGAAGGCGCGTGGCGAACAGagcgccgcttctgccgccgtcgcagatTTTaacgaggagctgcaggctTTTGCGCGGAGAAGAGTAGCGCCCGTGAAGCATGTTGAGGTGCGTCTGTTGCGACAGCGTGCATCACGAAGTACGTGGGCAACTGAGACGGAGACCGCGCTGCCCATCGTCGGCATCCTTCCTCGCGAATCGACGACGCTAGTGTCCGCAGAGGAGTTGCTCGTGAAAAGTGCTGTGGACCAGGAAGGCTTCGCGCctttggcggcggcggtacaGCCAGGCAGTGATAACAAGGAGTCGACTGTCGTAGGCATCGACACGCGCTTGCGCGTGTCGGCAGCCAAAGggctcggcggtggtgcaaACCGCGGTGCAGGCGGTAGCACCTCTCTGCTACCCTTCCCCTTACTAGAGTTGAGCAGCGTtcctcggcgccgcgccacgtCTTCGGCATCCGCCACGCCGGCGAGCCCCGATACTTCCCCCGCGACAGCGCTGTTGAAGTGGCGCACCAGCCGCATGACGGCGTCGGCCAGCGGCGAGGCACTGGAGATCACCCTCGACATTGCCCATCCCAGTCGTTCAAGCTCAGATGGCCCGTTGCGTGCAgaggagaacgagaggaCTCGTCCGGGAGCCCGAGACGACACTaacgccgctgcccttgAGGCCACCGTGTGCAGTGCGCGTCTTGTTCGCCTCTATGGCTTCAGTCCTTCCTTCTCGTCGGCTCACACTCACGGCGGCTCTGCCGATGTCagctcggcggtggcggcaggcgGGCTCAACTTGATTCCGTTGAACATGTCCGAGGAGGTAGAGCTGATGGTCGGTGGCGAAATGCAGCTGCCGTCTGGAGACGCACGGCTGAACGGCGTTGTACCCCTTCTCTACCTGGAGCTCTCCAGCAACAGTGCTGCAGACAGGCAGCAGGGCGCTGCGACAGCTGGACGCCAAACGGTGGGGCTGCTATGGCTGCACCCTGGCTCCTTTTTTGTCTCCACCGTGACTTTGCCTAACCCCACCGCCGGCCACGAGCCACAATGCACGTGCGTACGgctgcgcggcaccgccggcgctaCCGGGCTGTATCTGCTTCCGGGGCCGAcgccggtggaggtgctTCGCCAGTACTACACTCTCACCGGGTTCCCCACCCTTCCTCCACGATTTCTCTTGGGGTATCATCACGGCTTACGAGGCGCCGTGGCTACCACACAACAGGCCGCCGAGGACCTTAGTGAAGCCTTTCGAAGCGCCGGTGCACCGCTGGACAGTGTGTGGCTCACTGACcccgcagtggcggcgggcgATACTCCGTTCACGTGGAACCGCTCCCGCTTCCCGGatccgctggcgctgcagtcgaACTTGTGGTACCGGGGCCGACGCTACGTGGTTTTGCGCAGTGTCCCCACCGTCCCGATAACGACTCGCTCTCCGTTGCTGCTCGAGGGCCGCCGCGGGGGCCTTTTTGTATCTCTGAGCGCCGCGGACACGGCGGGGTGGCCGGTGCTCAGCATGGATGGGGTGCCGAGCCACGTCGTCGACTTTTACAACCCGGCAGCACGCAAGTGGTACGGCGGCATGCTCAAGTACCGGCGCTACGTCGGCTCCTCAAACCACACGTTCATCAGCCTTCAGCATAGCGGGCCCACCGTGCTGTCgagtgcggcgccgccccaGGGGAAGGAGGCACTGCTGTGTCTGCCACCTGGCTTGCGGGCCAGAGGCGAGCAGCTGCCGATGGACGTGGGTCACTATGGCGGCGTTCACCATCGTCAAGTGCATCAGCTGCTTACCGTGCACTTTGTGCGTGCGACACACGATGGCATGCTGCGTCGGACTCGCTATCGCCGACGCGCTTTGACGTTCACCGAGAGCTACTTCGTTGGCACGCAGCGGTACGCGGTGGTGCGGGTGGAgacgcggccgcggtgcgctAGCGGCGTGCGTCCCGATTCGGCTGCGATTCTGACCGAGGCGTGGCGCGCTCTTCAGACAGCCGTGCATCAGTGTACGCAGCTGGGAGCACTCGGCATTCCCTTTAGCGGCGCTAACCTCGCGGATGGTCTTGTGTCGCgtttgctgttgctgcagctggcgaagTCAGCGAGCACCACTGCGACACTCACCGCCCCTCTGGCAGGCGTTGCAGGCgaaggtggcggcgacggcggcgccgtgggcGCGAATGGCGAGCTgacggcaccgcctgctCTGTCGCCAGGCGCtatggaggagatggagcagCTTCTGGTACGGTGGTACCAAGCAGGCGTCTTCTTTGGTGCGATGTACGCCGACGagtcagcggcggcagtcgACGCGACAGACACTGGTGCTGTTGTTTCATTGCAGCCGTCAGCGACGGGTCCGTGGTGGATGCGGCTGCCTGTCACCGCGGCCACTCGCAAAGCCATCCACGCTAACCTCCACGCCCGGtatgcgctgctgccctacTTCTACACTGCCGCCTATCACGCTAGCGAGGAAGGGGCTATCTTCCTGGCACCGTTGGCGTTCACCTCGTCGGAGGCATCGCCGCTCAGCCAGAAGACGGCCATGCCGACCTGCTACGCTGCAGGTAGTGCTTTGATTGTGTGCCCTGTCACTCAACCTGTGCATCCCCCGCGAGATACATCGAGGAGCGACGGCACTCGCAGCGCAGACTGTAAGGGCTTTTTCGACTTGTGGACAGGAGCGTGGCATAGCGCCGCTTTTTCTGTTGCGAAACACGCGTCGTGGTGGGAAGGAGCGGCACAATATTCCGCGCAGAATCGCGCACTGGCTTCTGAGGAGCTCGGGTGGTTGGcagccgacgacgccgtcccCCTCCAAGATCTTCCCGTGGCGACGTCTCTTGCGCCTGTGCTGCTACGCAGTGGACACATTGTGGCGACTCAAAACGTTGCCGCCTCTCGGGTGAACAGCACACACATAGGGAACGGCGAAGTCGTCGGTGACGCGCATGCGCCGTACAGCACGCACGTGGGGGCAAATTGGACCCTCACCGTGGCACTGCCGCCTTTGCCAGCCGCGCAAGATGTTGCCACCCCATCGCCGGTGCTTCTCGCCGAAGGTGACGTCTTCTGGGACGAAGGTAGCCACAACAGCCAGCACAGGCCTCCAACCATGAAGCCCGGTTCCTCGGTGCCGCCGGATATGCCCCACATCCCGGCAAATGTACACCACTGTGCGCTGCACATGAAGTGCCTCTACGAAGGAGCAGAGACATcggaggagacggcgcgACTGACGGTGGAAGTGGCACAGACGTCCGAATCGTGCGCGGAGGCGTTGGCAGAACTCGTGTCGCACTGGAACGAGGAGCCGCAGGGGTTCGCCGAGCGCCTGGCGAACGCAAAGGCGCACAGAGACGCGCGACTTCATGAGCTGAAAGTGCTGCAGAACGAGCAGGAAGACAAGGGCCTGCGTGGTGGCAGAGGTGGGGCAACCGACTATCCTGACGCTTCGGCGCTTAAAGGCGAAGACCTGAGAGGACTCCACTTGCCTAACGCACACGACGAAGCCACGCGCAACGATATTTGGGCGTCGCATCTCCTTCAGCGTCTCCGATTTCTCTTTCAGCGCGAAGAGGATGCGGCACGCCTCTCACCGAGGTCGTCTACATCACGAGCGACGACAGTTTTCGTAGAGCGGCGCAGTAGCACTGGCGGCACGCCAGGCGCGCAGGCGGATGAAGAGAGTGCTGTGAGAGCAAGTGTTCGTGCGTCCCACGACATGCCTGACACACACGTGGTTCTCGCGCATCTGATTTCTGATGCGCAGGAGGAAGGGACAGCAGGGTCGGTGTTTGGCGCCCGTAAAGTCGTGCTCGCAGACGGCTCTGTCGGCGTTCGCGTGCCACCTCGCCACACGTGGAGGTTCATCTTTTCCCTGGAGAATTAGGCGGACTGGTTGCAAGCGTGGACGGAGCGGGTCGGGcatggaggagggagacgccgctgcctcgacAGACGTCGTCGATACGTCCCCCCTCTTTGtgcttcgctctctcctctgtggagtgcttgtgtgtttgtCCGCCTGCGTCACAGCTAGCCTGCTGCGCTCCACGGCGCTTAGAAATGAAGGAGGAAGCAAAAGGCGCTGCCCGAATactcttgttttttttttcatttttcttttttgcttttACTCTTCTCTGCTTTATCTTGCTGCACCCCCCCCGGGGGGTTGGAGCCCGTAGTCCCTTCGCGTAACTGctgtcgtctctctctctcgctcttaCGCCGTGTTTTAGGTGGCATCCTTGCGcaaagggggaaggggtgcaACGTACTTGTCATTATTATATaatttgtgtgtgtgtgtgcgtggggggCGGGGGGTCGTCGTATCGTGACCGCACCTGGCCTATTTCGGTCCACCGCCTGATGTGCGCCCGCAGGTGGCTCCACTCGACTATTTTTGGTTTGGTTGCTGTAGTGTGCATAGCTGGACCTCATCTCCCCTCCCTGCGGTCGCCGTGTTGTGTTCTTGCGGgcatttctctctcctctcatCTGCCCTTTGTATCTTCTACGTGTATCTCCCCTCCTCTATTCTTTCGCTCGTTATCTTTCCAACTCCCACGCTGGCACACCATCACCTCCGTGGTAGCGAATTCCCTTGTGCAAACGGACTCGCTACTGCGGGCGAGCTGCAGGCTCAGCACTCACTTTTGTTGTGTCCTGCGCTGCCACGAGTAGATGCCCCGTAAACCATGGGCCGGAAGCACCGGCATGTGAGTCTGCACGAGTGTTCCTCGTTCTTTCTTCTCCCTGGTAGAGAAAGATGAAAGGGCTGCACTTGCAGGTCGGGTAGAGGGAAGAAGGCAACTGCGAAGGCCCCCTTTGTCCCAAGCGGAGCCCTTTTCGTTTGGAGGTAAGCGATGCGCTTCTGTTCGTCGTGCTTCGATGTGCcccacaggcacacgcgcgcgcatcggCTGCTTGTGTTATGTGGACGGGTGAGTGGTTCGTGGAATGCACGTAGAATGCTCACAGCTGACGCGTCGTCTACTTCGCgtttcctccctccccctctcttgtGGGGCCAACGGCTCGCCGCGTTCGGCTGTAGCTGCCTTCGCTTCTGTTTCGTTTCTCCCCTACCTTCCCTCGTGaccggcgctgtcgccgacgcTCTTCCCCACTTTCGTCCTCCAGAACACGTGCACGCTGAGCATGTCTTTCAGGGCAATACCGCGGCGTCTGGCAGGACCCGCTATCCATGGCCGCGCACAGGCAGCCGCCCTCTCGTCCTCGGCGAAGAAAGATCAGCAACAGatggcaccgctgcttcagTTCCCTCAGTTCCATCCCATCCCTTTTCCACAAGACAAGTTTCTCTCCATCAAGTCCCGCTCCCTCGAAACGTACACAAAGGTGCGCggcgacgtgctgcagcggtgcgccgaTCTatgtgcgcagctgcagcgtcggcaaAAGCAGGCAGGGCAGAGCGGAAGGGGGACGACCGCTGTAGCAGGGCCTGTTGGAGAGGAGACGTCCTCCTCACCGGCCGCCGGCATATCGGCGGAGCTGCCTGCCTACCCGTTGACACCCCACCAAGCAGAGGAGCTTCTTCTCTTGACAAAGAAAGTGGAGGACCTCGTCCACTACCAGGGGTTTCTCCTCACAGACGAGCTTGTCTGGCGCATGTTGCATCTATGCATACAATGTGGTGCGCCCCAGCTAGCGGTGGACGGGTGGCTGCAGAAGCATGTAATCGCTGAGAAGCGTGGCCCGCCCTTCCCGCTCTTTATCCTCGAGGACTTGGCAGCCACGCTACGCGCCTCCCTACTGCCGCGGCTTCCCGAGAGCGGGGCAAGCCTGGCATGCAGTAGTGCTGTAATAGCAACGAGTGCTGGCAGCACAGACGCGAATCTGAGTATCGCCTTTGAGGATGGCcttgcggcggcgcagcgatTCCTTCggcgccatctcctccactcCGGCTGGCCGACATCTGACGCGGTAACGACTGAGTTCCTTGGCGCGGCCCAAACGTTCACGACGCACTTGTTGGCGGAGCACGTGTCGCCTGTGTGGCAGGCATTGGAGGCGATGAACTTGACGTTCGCCGATCTACGGGCCAAGAATatcgaggacgaggaggagcaagagGCGGCGAAcgatgagggagggagcaAGAAGAAACCAGACCGAGGCTCAAGTCACATGCGCAGAGGAGAGCACGGCACGTATGCCGCCTGGCTGCCTGACGCGGCTGCACAGACCGTAGCCGTGCGCTCCGCCCTCATGTCGGTGACGCCGCTCTACTCGTTCCACGCGCCCCCGtcctcagcaccgcctcccaGCGTTGCCGAGGGCCGGAGAGACTCGTCAAAGTCTGCCAATACAGCGagcacacgcgtacacgcgCTTCTCTGCAGTGATCCGCCATTCTTCCCGAGCGAGACGGCCGCCATCGTTGCGCCACTGCGAGCGCTCTTGGATACGTGGCTGGTTTTGGCCCAGTGCGCGGCCGAGGCGAAGgatgtgccgctgctgaaggcactgctgcgcaccgtgtGTCTCGGCTTTCTCACGCATCCGGCGACGGCCACCGGTGGCGAGCGCGATGCAGCGGAAACGGAGGACGGAGTGCAACTGCCCCAAGTGTGCGTGAACGAAGATGCGTGGTGCCAGTACACGGCCCCTGACACGGAGCAGACCAAAGATCCGGTGCAccagcgcgctgcggagctgcacGCTCGCGCAATGGTGCGCGAGTTTGTTAACGGCAGCCTTTCTGTACTTCAGTACGGACTGCTGTGTGCAGAGCAGGAGGCAGCCCTCTGGCAACTGCATGACACGTTCGCGTTGATTTCGGCTGTCGCCGCTTCGTTGCGCAACCTTCAGGATCCACAAAAGAAGCGAGGCAGTCGCTCAGCCATCACTGATGATGCTAGGCTGCATCGTATGTCTGCTGTGGCGCTTGCGCAGCCTTCATCAGCTGAGGAGGCAGATGGCCTACTGCGTTTGGCACTGCCATGTGCGCTCGTGTCGTCTTGCGCGCGAGGACAGCAAGTCGCAGGTGACGGGGAGCACGCGAGTGCCACGATGGCGATGCACGCCTTTGTCTGCGATGCTCTCGCACACCCTGCGGAGAGGACAGCGCACCCATACGCCGAAGCAGGGTTGTATGTCGCTCTCGCTACTGGtgacgaggcgctgctggcccaagctgccaccgccgatATGGCAATGAACAACTcgggggcggcgctgcttcttctccacgcacgcgcgctgcatGCATACCGGCGAGCTGCCACGAGGCTCGCCACCGCGCATGAGGGGCACGAAGAGGAAGCACCCGAAGATGACGCTTGGGAGGCGTGGACGGCATCGTTGCGGCAAGCGGTGTCGCAGGCCACCAGTGGAAGTGGTGACGCGGGCATACCGCAGGCGCAGCTTGTTGAAACCTGTCTGACAGTTCTCACCCTGGGCGTCGCGAGACACCAGGCACAGCGAGCAGCTGCCTATGTGCAGTGCGTTCAGCAGCTCACAACGACATcggccgcggaggagggcgacgacACGCAGGGTGATGGCCATAACTCTTACGgcaaggcagaggcagagaagcagcgtCGGGAGGCGATCGAGGTGGGTTGGGCGCAACTCTATGATGGCACGGCTGCTTGTACGCAGGACATGCTGAAGCTAGTGGAGCAACTGTTGGATGCCTCGTCCTCAGCCGATGCCACGGTTTCGTGCCTGTCTCCATTATCGCTGAGTACCCTCGCTGTACTGACTCGCGTGGGAGTCTacgcggaggaagaggcacaGGCAAGGACAGCGTCGGCATCGACCACGAGCGAGGATCTTTCAAAACCTGCTGGGgtcgctccgcctcctctgcctctcagCATCTCTCTCGACTGTGTCTTGGCGCGGGTGGTGAGAGACACATGCATTCGTCTGCGCTGTGCCTCGGCCGCATCACCGACTGGTGTAGCACCGGCGGCCACGTCTAGCGTTGTTGGAAACTGGGTACAGTGGGTGCTGCTAACGCTGATGGCCCGGAGAGCATGGACCGACGTGcttgcggtgctgcgtgcgctggatGGCGAGGCGAGTGGGGGAAGTGCTGCGAATGCGGCTGGAACTTCGAGCACGCTCCTCTGCAGTACCACGGTTGATCCCTCCGTGTTCGCCGCGTTGTATGCACGCGCCGTGGAGGATGGCGCTGCGAGCGTTTGCGCCTTTCTGCGCCCCCGGCGTGAGCGGCTGTTCTTCTGAGTGGCGTTGTTAGACAACGACTCGCGTTGCTCAACGCGCAAAGAAGCGCGCGCCCTTGCGCACTGTTGCCAATGTGTGCACCTCCAGGAGACTTCCCGTTCTCCTGTTGACGTTGGCCCAGTCGGacggcagaggaagaggaaggtaGAAGACAGCGTCCTGACAACGAAGCTCAAGAGTAAGATGGGCGCCTCACTCACGACATACATGTGACGCGTTCCCCTTTGCAGGGCGACACGAACCCTGGCTGCGTCTCCGTCATCGGATATGCTTTGAAGGCAGCTGAGTGCATCtctgcactgctgcaccgttACATGATCGGGCCTTCTCTCACCCTCCgctatctctctctcgatccttccctccttccgtTTCTCTTTGCTTGCATGAGGCACGATCACTCGGACCACCTGTACCAgcaccaaaaagaaaacgcatACGCGCGTTGAGGCAGCAGTAGTGCAGGGGGCAAGCGGCCTTTTTACTTCGTTTTTCCCCGCATTCACtgctcagagagagagagatccgCCGAGCACAGACGCGCGAACTCCTCAATCATGCGCCGTACACGTCTAGTGTGCACGGCGACGCCGGAGAAGTTTAGCATCCTTGGCACCACCCATCCTAAGCCGAAGCGCAACGGCATGGGCCGTAACAACAAGATGCGCAGCAAGCCTAGCGACAACGTGGCGTGGTACGACAAGGGTCCTGTGGAGTGGCTTCCGCGCCCCGTTCGGCTCACCTACGACCAGCTCGACCAGCTGCGCGACTGGGTGATGCGCGAGACCATTGCTGGGCGCACGGAGGAATTCAACAAGATCCGCCACCTGCACCGGGAGTGGTCGCAGCACCCGCTCATGCCAGTGCTTGGCGACGTCGAGCCTAAGTTTCCGCTCAACTTGTACAAGCAGAACCATCGCGCGAAGAGGCGCTTCCTGGTGCGTTGGCACAAGGC
This genomic stretch from Leishmania donovani BPK282A1 complete genome, chromosome 36 harbors:
- a CDS encoding glycosyl hydrolase-like protein, producing MAKRPFGFRGVRCWRTRRLLLRTPLALAVLVAVSLVAVLWFSADENTGVSEIPSERHFVPPAKHDANDEGEGVDADGKIAFRRPSSVSTTTLAPAEETRNGVDTVWFSPNTSNFLDRNTSRLHSIFTSAGKVRVALPFGVHADTGAFVAQKPRLFAFIASWNTYERALKARGEQSAASAAVADFNEELQAFARRRVAPVKHVEVRLLRQRASRSTWATETETALPIVGILPRESTTLVSAEELLVKSAVDQEGFAPLAAAVQPGSDNKESTVVGIDTRLRVSAAKGLGGGANRGAGGSTSLLPFPLLELSSVPRRRATSSASATPASPDTSPATALLKWRTSRMTASASGEALEITLDIAHPSRSSSDGPLRAEENERTRPGARDDTNAAALEATVCSARLVRLYGFSPSFSSAHTHGGSADVSSAVAAGGLNLIPLNMSEEVELMVGGEMQLPSGDARLNGVVPLLYLELSSNSAADRQQGAATAGRQTVGLLWLHPGSFFVSTVTLPNPTAGHEPQCTCVRLRGTAGATGLYLLPGPTPVEVLRQYYTLTGFPTLPPRFLLGYHHGLRGAVATTQQAAEDLSEAFRSAGAPLDSVWLTDPAVAAGDTPFTWNRSRFPDPLALQSNLWYRGRRYVVLRSVPTVPITTRSPLLLEGRRGGLFVSLSAADTAGWPVLSMDGVPSHVVDFYNPAARKWYGGMLKYRRYVGSSNHTFISLQHSGPTVLSSAAPPQGKEALLCLPPGLRARGEQLPMDVGHYGGVHHRQVHQLLTVHFVRATHDGMLRRTRYRRRALTFTESYFVGTQRYAVVRVETRPRCASGVRPDSAAILTEAWRALQTAVHQCTQLGALGIPFSGANLADGLVSRLLLLQLAKSASTTATLTAPLAGVAGEGGGDGGAVGANGELTAPPALSPGAMEEMEQLLVRWYQAGVFFGAMYADESAAAVDATDTGAVVSLQPSATGPWWMRLPVTAATRKAIHANLHARYALLPYFYTAAYHASEEGAIFLAPLAFTSSEASPLSQKTAMPTCYAAGSALIVCPVTQPVHPPRDTSRSDGTRSADCKGFFDLWTGAWHSAAFSVAKHASWWEGAAQYSAQNRALASEELGWLAADDAVPLQDLPVATSLAPVLLRSGHIVATQNVAASRVNSTHIGNGEVVGDAHAPYSTHVGANWTLTVALPPLPAAQDVATPSPVLLAEGDVFWDEGSHNSQHRPPTMKPGSSVPPDMPHIPANVHHCALHMKCLYEGAETSEETARLTVEVAQTSESCAEALAELVSHWNEEPQGFAERLANAKAHRDARLHELKVLQNEQEDKGLRGGRGGATDYPDASALKGEDLRGLHLPNAHDEATRNDIWASHLLQRLRFLFQREEDAARLSPRSSTSRATTVFVERRSSTGGTPGAQADEESAVRASVRASHDMPDTHVVLAHLISDAQEEGTAGSVFGARKVVLADGSVGVRVPPRHTWRFIFSLEN